In Flavobacterium sp. GSB-24, the genomic window TAGGAAGATCTGTTTTTGCCCATTCTGCAAGATAATTGTCTTTTTCTACTAGTTTAGCTCCAGAATTTGTAATGACATCATTTGCAGTTTCATAAGCGTTTGTCCAGTCGTTTTTTTGTAAATATACTCTCGCCAGTAAAGCCTTAGTACTGTTAACATTAAAGTAAGAATATACAGATCCGTTAAGTAACGAACTTGAAGAGTAATTACTAATAGCCTCTTTTAAATCGTTTATAATTAAATTGTAAGTATTAGCAGCAGTTTCTCTGGCCGGGTATTGTATTCCTGCTTTAATTGATTTTGTGTTGTAAACAATTCCTAAATGAGAAGCATCTGGAGTATAATTATAATCTTGGCTGTAAACAATCGCTAAAAGAAAATGTGCATAAGCTCGAATTGTCATAGCCTCGGCCGTAATTTGATTTTTTTCTTCTTCTGTAGCATCTTTTAGGGCAGGTGTGTACTCTAAAATTAAGTTGGCTTGATTTATAATATCATAGCTCCCATCATAAAATGATTTGAAGTTACTGGTTAGCGCTAGATCTTCAAAAGAATAAACCTGTTCAAGATTTCCCGGCGGCGAAATTTGACCTCTGCTGGTTCCTGAAGCTGTTGGTGTAAATTTTATATTTCCTCCTTGTAAATCGGCATAAACAGCAAAACGTTCGCCTCTTACATTGGCTTCAAGTTCTGTATAAAGACCTGTTAAGGCAGTAATTACACCTTGCTTATTCTGCAAAAGCTCATCAATAGAAGTTTGTGTTCCAGGTTCTTGCTCCAAAAAATCACTACAGCTTTGTAATGAGAAAATCAGAAAAAATAATGTGATGTATTTTGAATATTTCATTTCTTTAAAATTTTGCATTAAGTCCCAGAGAAATTGTTCTTGCCTGAGGATAAATAAAACTATATTCACGTATTCCGTTCATTCCTTTCGGACTTTTTGCTTTATACCAATATGCCACATTTGAAGCATCTGCAAAAACAGCAAGCGAATCCAGAAAAGTATTTTTCAGGGGTACATTATAACTCAAATTAATGTTGCTGATTCTAACATAAGTTCCGTCATAAACATATTTACTCAAGTTTGAAAGAAGAGGAGCAGAGGTAACTGCTGATTGCGAAACAATATCTCCAGGATTTTTCCAGTGGTCTGCCGCATTTACAGAAAGATTTCTATTTAGAGTATTGGAATATTTATCGATATAAACATCAGAAATAAAAACATCTCCTCCAAGTTGAAAATCTCCTCTAACCGATAATGTCAGATTATTGTAAAATGTGAAGTTGTTGTAAAAACCTCCATATGCATCTGCCTGAGTATCTCCAATCGGCACCCAGTCTGCAACGGTATGAGTATCATTGTATGTTTTTGTATCGTAAATTTGTCCATTCTTTTCGACAAGATCTCTTCCAGTTGCGGGATCAACTCCAACCCATTTTACCCCCCACAAAGTGGTAGTGCTGTAACCAATTTTTTGAGCTAAAGCGACGTTTGCTAATGCATAGTCACTTCCCAAACCTTTTAGATCTGTTACTTTGCTCTCTACTGTAGAAATATTAAATGTCGTAGTCCATTTAAATGGCTCGCTTTTGATCCATTTAATTCTGGTCGTAAGTTCGAAACCTTTGTTGTACATACTAGAGGCATTTAATTGAACAGAATTATATCCAGTTTCTGTAGGAATATCTCTAGTCGTAATTAGATCACTTTTATTATCATAATAATATTCAAGTGTTAATTCGATTCTTTTAAAAATATTAAAGTCAAAACCAACATTAAACTTTGTATTTTTCTCCCAGCTTAAATTGCCGTTTGGCGCGGCTCCCGTAGTTGCTCCAGAGTTACCATTATAACCGTTTTGACTAATATTATATAAACCTTTTGATCTGTATGAACCAATTCTTGAGTTACCTGTAGAACCGTAACTTGCTTTAAATTTTAAGAAATCAATCCAAGTGTTTGATTGTAAAAAGTTCTCATTACTGGTAATCCAGCTTAAACCAGCACCTCCGTTGAGGGCAACATTAGTATCATCTCCAAAAACCGAGCTCTCGTCGCGTCTTAAATTGGCTAGAACATAATAACGTTTTTTATAGTTGTAATTTACCTGAGATAAAAAGGAAACTCTAGAATTATAACTGATTTCATTTCGATACGTCTGACCGCTTTTCGATTCGTCAACTAAAGGCGTTGCTAAATTATCGTCCCTAACCGCATCGGTCACTTTATTAATCTGATGTGGATTTACGAATCCAACTCCAGATTTATAATTAAAATCTGTTCTGTCTTCAGACAATTCAAAACCCGCAACACCATCAATTTCATGATTTTCATTTAGTTGTTTATTAAACAAAACCTGTCCCTGCCAGTTCCATTTTGTAGAATTTCTTTGATTTAAAATTCTGCGTCCCCATGCAGGATATAGAATTCCGTTAAGTGTAAAAGTTCCATTGAACTGACCACTTTCGTTTGCAGCAGAAAAGTAACGATCTTGCTCTTTATCAGTGTAGTCCATTCCAAAAAGTGTAGAAAATTTAACTGCTTTACTAAGCTGATACGATAAATTCAAACTTCCTAAAAGACCATATGTCTGTGTTTCATTTTTATTTTGTTCAATAGCTGCCAGCGGATTTCCTCTCGTCATACCGCTCACTCCTAAATCTGCGTAAGAACCGTCATTATTGTAAACTGCAAGAGTTGGTAAATAGGCAAAACTAGCAAAAATGTTTGGAGCATCTTTTTGAACATAACTTGGGTTAAGCATTAAATTAGCACTCCATTTACCCGAATTGTAACCTAAATTGATTCCTGCATTTAGTTGTTTGGTTTCATTTCCTAATTGAGGTTCGTCAATTTTTAAGTAACTTACGTTAGTACGGTATGAAAATTTTGAAGTAGCACCAGAAACATTAAAATTATACTTATTATAGATTCCTGATCTGTTTAAAACATCAAACCAATCTGTATTAACACCGTTATAAGCAACAGGAACATAGCCCGTAGTGGTATTTTTCATGTACTCATTTCTAAGATCTGTAAATTGCTCGCCACTTAGATATTTTATTCGGTTAATAGCTGACGAAATTCCAAGCTGGTTAGAAAAACCGAATTGTGTTTTCCCTTTTTTCCCTTTTTTAGTAGTAATTAAAATTACTCCATTAGCACCATCTGCACCGTAAATACCAACTGCTGCAGCATCTTTTAAAACCGATATGGTTTCGATATTTTCTGGAGCAATTTTCATCAGCGGATTGGCTAAATTTTCTGCAGAATCTCCTTTTCCATCAAAAACATCACTGTCTATTCCAAATTCCTCGCTCATTACCACACCATCTACAATTATTAAAGGCTGAGTAGAAGTTCCCGTTTTTGCTCCTGTTAAAGATGATAATGTTCCCTGACCGCGAATATTAATTTTTACCGGACCACCAACACCAGAAGTATTTTCAACCATTACCCCGGCAATTTGCCCTGTAATCATTTTATCGATGCTTTCTGAAGCTTGTTCTACCGCAATATCTTTGGCATTTAAAGTCGAAATACTTCCTACAATTTCCTCTTTTAATTTTGTAGTTCCATAAGATGAAGTAATAACAACAGGATTTAATTCGTCTGTAGTTTCCTGAAGATAGAAAACAAAATCTTTATTATTTCCTGCTAGTTTTGACTGAGATTCCATTCCTAAAAAACCAACTTCAAGTATAAAATTCTGGATGTTATTTCCTTTTAACTGATAAACAAATTTTCCGTTAAAGTCAGTTATAGCACCCATTCCAGTTCCTTTTATACGTATAGTTGCGCCTGGAAGCGGTTGTTTGTCTGTGGCATTATAAACCGTTCCGCTGATGAATCGTTCGGTTTCCTGCGGTGTGCCAGAATCATTTGTAGAACTTGCACTGGTCAGTAAAACCTGCTTTTTCTGAATGTAAAAAGAGATATTTTTTCCGTCAAATAACTTAGTCAAAGTGGTTTCCAATGATGCGTTATCAACATTAATATCGGCTAATTGTTCCGCATCAATTTTTCGGGCATTGTAAATAATCCTATAATCGGTCTGCTGTTCAATCGATTTGATAATTAGGCTTATAGGTTTGTTTTTTACATGTAATGTAATGGTTTTATTTTGAGAAAAAGCTGAAAAACAGGATAATAGGAAGCCTAAGAAAAATAGAATTTTTCTTAAATTGGAATGTATCGTAAATGTCATGTTTTATTTAGTTATGGAAAATTGGTGTTATGGTTATGGTGTTTTGTTTAATAGAATAATTGAATGGCGTGTCACGTTTTAGAAGCTCTAAAATATTGGCGACACTAGACTCACTGATTTTTATTGAACCTGTAAAACTCTGTTTGGCCAAAACAGTATTTTCGTTGATAATTTCAACGTCATAAGTACGTTCGATAATTTTTGCAATAGTAGAAAATGGGGTATTTTGAAATACAAGTTCGCCTTGAGTCCAAGCTTCATAAACAGCTGTGTCAACTGTTTGTGTTATGATTTTTTGCGACTCATTCTGCCACACTGCCATTTGGGACGGCTTAAGCAAAACGGCATTTAAAGGATTGTCTTTTTCAGACATTTGAATACTTCCTTCAACCAAAACACTACTCACAGTTTTGTCTTCAGGATATGCACTCACATTAAATTTTGTTCCGAGAACTTCAATATCAACTTCATCAGAATGCACTATAAATGGATGCTGTTTGTCTTTGGCAACCTCAAAAAAGGCTTCACCAGTTAAATAAACATTTCTTTTTCCATTTATTCCAAATTGCTCCGGATAACGCAAAGTAGTTCCAGAATTCAAACTCACAAACGTACCATCTGAAAGTGTAAGCTTAAATCTTTTGCCATAAGGAACTGTAAGGGTATGGTAAGAAACTTCCTTATCAAGAACTTTTCCGAAATAAATAATTCGGTCTGAAAATTTTCGGGCGATTAATTCGCCTTTACTATTGACTAAATTATTCTCATTTTTCTGCGTGAAATATTCAAAACTTCCATCGCTTAATTCCAGAACAATTTCTTTAGAAGCTGTTGTTCTTTCATTAAAATAAAAAGCGAGCCCTGCTAAACCAATTAAAACCACAAGAACGGCCGCGTATCTAAAATACTTTCTTGCATTGTTTTTTGGTTTCAATGCCATTACGGAAGCAGTATTAGGTGAAATAGTTCCACTAATTGCTGTTAAAGTCCAAGTCTTTTTTAAAGTTATAAATTGACTTTTGTTTTCTTCTGAAGCATCAATCCAATCAAAAAGTTCTTGAACTTCTTGTTCTGAAGCTTCATTAGATAAGTATTTATAAATTAGTTCCGATGTCATAAATGCGTTTTTAAACTTGTCGCTATAGTTAGTACACCTCAGAATTAAAATACCCTACCTTTTATTCTTAATTATTATAAATAAGGATAAAAATTAGAAATAAATAGTCGGATAATTTTGTTTTTAAAATCTTCAAAGCCTTTGTCATATGGGCTTCTACAGCTTTTAAGCTAACATTCATTTCTTCGGCTATTTCTGCATTTTTTTTATTCTCAAAGCGTTTTTTTATAAAAACTTCGCGGGTTTTGGGCGGTAATTCGTTAATCGATTCCTGAATAATACGCTCCAATTCTGTTAATTCTAGTGTGTCGAACTGAATTGAATTTAAAACCTCAATATCCAATTCTCGTTCTTTGTGGTTAAGCAGGTCATTCTTAAATTTATCCTTCACTTTATTGTGGCGGATTAAATTCAGACATTTTGATTTGGCGTAGGTAAATAAGAAAGCTTGAATGCCGTTAATAGATTCTACGTTTTCTCTATTTTGCCATAAGTGTAGTAAGGCTTCTTGAGCAAGGTTTTCAGCTTCGTCCTGATCGTAAATAAACTGAACGCTGAAAGATTGGATTCTCCTAAAATATTTATCGTAAAAAAACTTAAATGCAGTTTCGTCTCCTTCCTTAAAGGATTTGAAGAGATTTAATTCGAAACTGTAATTGTGGTTCATGAAACGAAATTTACTTAGGATAAGCAATATTAAGTAAATTTTAAAAACTACTCAGATTTGCTCAGAAAGCGGCAAATATAAAAGTTTATTTATATTAGTTCTAAATAAAATAAAATTATTGATTGTTTGCAGAAATTTTATTCAGAATAGGTTTAGAAACAAGAATTTGCTTGTGTTTTTCTAATGCAAAATTGTTTGATAGGCTGATATTTTTAACGCAATCCCGAAGCCTCAGGACGCAAAGGTTTTTTGATAGACTTGATATTTTTAACGCAAAGAGTGCAAAGATTTTTTGACATGCTGAGTTTTATAAAAACACAAAGTTCGCAAAGCTTTGTAAGAACTTTGCGAACTCTGTGTAAAACCTCTGTTTTCTCTGTGGTTAAAAACGTTTTACCTATCCAAAGCTAAAAACTTAGCGTCCCGAGGCTTCGGGATTGCGTAAATCTTAGCGTTCTTTGCGGTGAAATTATGCGGTTAAAAA contains:
- a CDS encoding RagB/SusD family nutrient uptake outer membrane protein; amino-acid sequence: MKYSKYITLFFLIFSLQSCSDFLEQEPGTQTSIDELLQNKQGVITALTGLYTELEANVRGERFAVYADLQGGNIKFTPTASGTSRGQISPPGNLEQVYSFEDLALTSNFKSFYDGSYDIINQANLILEYTPALKDATEEEKNQITAEAMTIRAYAHFLLAIVYSQDYNYTPDASHLGIVYNTKSIKAGIQYPARETAANTYNLIINDLKEAISNYSSSSLLNGSVYSYFNVNSTKALLARVYLQKNDWTNAYETANDVITNSGAKLVEKDNYLAEWAKTDLPISEILLEFSIPKDSEGVAGSSMASYFGYTSATSYNKYVASDDLVNLYENSDLRKQLFLTQPLQTLVNGVLAPVNYNFTRKFQNNAGYVAFRLSEMYLIRAEAAYETNRADIAMADINIIRARANAALLTSTVNLKENILLERRKELCFEGHLFFDLVRNHKNISRNDGCISTSCSVTYPSLKFVLPIPTFNTNLNPNFQQNDSY
- a CDS encoding SusC/RagA family TonB-linked outer membrane protein gives rise to the protein MTFTIHSNLRKILFFLGFLLSCFSAFSQNKTITLHVKNKPISLIIKSIEQQTDYRIIYNARKIDAEQLADINVDNASLETTLTKLFDGKNISFYIQKKQVLLTSASSTNDSGTPQETERFISGTVYNATDKQPLPGATIRIKGTGMGAITDFNGKFVYQLKGNNIQNFILEVGFLGMESQSKLAGNNKDFVFYLQETTDELNPVVITSSYGTTKLKEEIVGSISTLNAKDIAVEQASESIDKMITGQIAGVMVENTSGVGGPVKINIRGQGTLSSLTGAKTGTSTQPLIIVDGVVMSEEFGIDSDVFDGKGDSAENLANPLMKIAPENIETISVLKDAAAVGIYGADGANGVILITTKKGKKGKTQFGFSNQLGISSAINRIKYLSGEQFTDLRNEYMKNTTTGYVPVAYNGVNTDWFDVLNRSGIYNKYNFNVSGATSKFSYRTNVSYLKIDEPQLGNETKQLNAGINLGYNSGKWSANLMLNPSYVQKDAPNIFASFAYLPTLAVYNNDGSYADLGVSGMTRGNPLAAIEQNKNETQTYGLLGSLNLSYQLSKAVKFSTLFGMDYTDKEQDRYFSAANESGQFNGTFTLNGILYPAWGRRILNQRNSTKWNWQGQVLFNKQLNENHEIDGVAGFELSEDRTDFNYKSGVGFVNPHQINKVTDAVRDDNLATPLVDESKSGQTYRNEISYNSRVSFLSQVNYNYKKRYYVLANLRRDESSVFGDDTNVALNGGAGLSWITSNENFLQSNTWIDFLKFKASYGSTGNSRIGSYRSKGLYNISQNGYNGNSGATTGAAPNGNLSWEKNTKFNVGFDFNIFKRIELTLEYYYDNKSDLITTRDIPTETGYNSVQLNASSMYNKGFELTTRIKWIKSEPFKWTTTFNISTVESKVTDLKGLGSDYALANVALAQKIGYSTTTLWGVKWVGVDPATGRDLVEKNGQIYDTKTYNDTHTVADWVPIGDTQADAYGGFYNNFTFYNNLTLSVRGDFQLGGDVFISDVYIDKYSNTLNRNLSVNAADHWKNPGDIVSQSAVTSAPLLSNLSKYVYDGTYVRISNINLSYNVPLKNTFLDSLAVFADASNVAYWYKAKSPKGMNGIREYSFIYPQARTISLGLNAKF
- a CDS encoding RNA polymerase sigma-70 factor, which codes for MNHNYSFELNLFKSFKEGDETAFKFFYDKYFRRIQSFSVQFIYDQDEAENLAQEALLHLWQNRENVESINGIQAFLFTYAKSKCLNLIRHNKVKDKFKNDLLNHKERELDIEVLNSIQFDTLELTELERIIQESINELPPKTREVFIKKRFENKKNAEIAEEMNVSLKAVEAHMTKALKILKTKLSDYLFLIFILIYNN
- a CDS encoding FecR domain-containing protein, which encodes MTSELIYKYLSNEASEQEVQELFDWIDASEENKSQFITLKKTWTLTAISGTISPNTASVMALKPKNNARKYFRYAAVLVVLIGLAGLAFYFNERTTASKEIVLELSDGSFEYFTQKNENNLVNSKGELIARKFSDRIIYFGKVLDKEVSYHTLTVPYGKRFKLTLSDGTFVSLNSGTTLRYPEQFGINGKRNVYLTGEAFFEVAKDKQHPFIVHSDEVDIEVLGTKFNVSAYPEDKTVSSVLVEGSIQMSEKDNPLNAVLLKPSQMAVWQNESQKIITQTVDTAVYEAWTQGELVFQNTPFSTIAKIIERTYDVEIINENTVLAKQSFTGSIKISESSVANILELLKRDTPFNYSIKQNTITITPIFHN